The following proteins are co-located in the Cryptococcus neoformans var. grubii H99 chromosome 1, complete sequence genome:
- a CDS encoding GTPase, whose protein sequence is MPRKTPISNKRRKEQLLVKRALKRGDISVEDHDAIRTQQKLKTEKRGPGVVAARSGGPVDTTSRKLQSKFIALSADYVVRTRNLAYALPLQRPLAPESAVFPLEILQDRDAKRRLKCPSRPKFRYGQTKVELEKNEEGVFKKWLKDIEEVVHEWVDGDEEQVHVGESIHQVPRGPTWFETNLEVWRQFWRVTEASQILLLLLDSRCPPLHCPPSLRTHLKSLVPSKEIILVLTKSDLVDSKALEGWKKWVRSWWGQESVHIVSVRSYDTELLREGKGRHKPDIPQQSLDELISALQAAHERLLQPPIRAEDDKELDSWKPSVRSSVDWASLKEEDHIPDPRVDNVEENIGSQKSVGKLSLGQQDEQTTPEVRAPSTEPLTLGLIGQPNVGKSSLLNALLGEQKVRASRTPGKTKHFQTMFWGPKKEIKIVDCPGLVCPSLAGLEIQAMAGIIPIAQIPSLPSCILFASAHMPIEAIFHVHLDIDAQDDTDAFALKKTYRNAEQAERARQREEEERKSERWTVGGVLEARALDKGFMTAKGGRPDINRAANGMMRALADGKVKWGFYPPGMTGKTDMGIWLGDDDPEGVEEGDTAGASWDEGNDDDEEFISEESEFAGEREDEEVEAEEVESEQSGGEDANSNVKQIGGFFAALEVSDEEEGSEDEDVGNADE, encoded by the exons ATGCCCCGCAAAACGCCCATATCTAACAAGCGTCGCAAAGAACAGCTCCTGGTCAAACGTGCGCTCAAGCGAGGCGATATTTCAGTCGAGGACCACGACGCTATTCGCACTCAGCAGAAACTCAAGACCGAGAAAAGGGGCCCTGGAGTAGTCGCTGCTCGATCAGGAGGCCCAGTGGATACCACCTCGCGGAAACTGCAATCAAAATTCATCGCGCTGTCAGCAGATTACGTGGTCAGAACAAGAAACTTGGCATACGCATTGCCCTTACAACGACCACTGGCCCCGGAAAGTGCAGTCTTCCCTTTAGAGATCCTCCAAGACAGAGATGCAAAGCGCAGACTTAAATGTCCCTCCAGACCAAAATTCCGGTATGGTCAGACCAAGGTAGAACTCgagaagaatgaggagGGCGTATTCAAAAAATGGCTGAAGGATATAGAAGAGGTGGTGCATGAATGGGtcgatggagatgaggagcaAGTGCATGTCGGAGAATCGATCCACCAAGTGCCCAGGGGTCCAACTTGGTTTGAGACTAACCTTGAGGTTTGGCGACAATT CTGGCGCGTCACGGAGGCTTCTCAAATTCTACTTTTACTTCTTGACTCACGATGTCCCCCGCTTCATTGCCCTCCGTCCCTCCGCACACATTTGAAATCCCTTGTGCCAAGTAAAGAGATCATATTAGTTCTTACGAAGTCTGATCTTGTAGACTCTAAAGCGCTGGAAGGTTGGAAAAAATGGGTTAGAAGCTGGTGGGGCCAAGAGAGTGTTCATATCGTATCCGTGCGAAGTTACGATACTGAGCTACTACGAGAAG GCAAAGGAAGGCATAAGCCTGATATCCCTCAGCAGTCACTAGATGAGCTCATCTCAGCCCTGCAAGCTGCTCACGAAAGGCTCTTACAACCTCCTATTAGGGCTGAAGATGACAAGGAGCTGGACAGCTGGAAACCCTCGGTCAGATCCTCCGTCGATTGGGCCTCcttgaaggaggaagatcatATACCCGACCCTAGAGTCGACAACGTGGAAGAAAATATCGGATCACAAAAGTCCGTAGGGAAGCTTTCCTTAGGGCAACAGGATGAGCAGACCACGCCTGAGGTTAGGGCTCCCTCCACGGAACCTCTTACTCTTGGTCTCATCGGCCAACCTAACGTTGGCAAATCTTCACTCCTGAATGCCCTCCTAGGGGAGCAAAAAGTGCGGGCCAGTCGAACACCTGGCAAG ACTAAACATTTTCAAACGATGTTTTGGGGACCTAAAAAGGAAATTAAAATAGTGGACTGTCCCGGGCTTGTGTGTCCTTCCTTAGCAGGGTTAGAAATACAGGCTATGGCAGGTA TCATACCTATTGCGCAAATACCTTCTCTTCCGTCGTGTATTCTATTCGCCTCGGCACATATGCCCATTGAAGCCATTTTCCATGTGCATCTTGATATTGATGCTCAAGATGATACCGACGCCTTTGcattgaagaagacataTAGAAATGCCGAGCAGGCGGAGAGAGCCAGacaaagggaagaggaggaacgCAAGAGTGAGAGGTGGACTGTTGGAGGCGTGTTGGAAGCGAGAGCATTGGACAAAGGCTTTA TGACCGCGAAAGGGGGAAGACCTGATATAAATAGGGCCGCTAACGGAA TGATGCGTGCTCTGGCGGATGGTAAAGTGAAATGGGGCTTTTACCCACCTGGAATGACTGGAAAAACAGACATGGGGATATGGCTGGGAGACGACGATCCTGAAGGagtagaagaaggagatacAGCAGGGGCAAGCTGGGATGAAGGgaacgacgatgacgaggagtTTATCAGTGAAGAGTCAGAATTTGCtggcgagagagaagatgaagaggtagaggcagaagaggttgagagTGAGCAGAGTGGAGGGGAGGATGCAAACTCGAATGTCAAGCAGATTGGAGGGTTTTTCGCGGCTCTGGAAGtgagtgatgaggaagaaggatctgaagatgaagacgtcGGCAACGCAGACGAGTAG
- a CDS encoding CDC7 protein kinase: MEEEPTLDPFTSQPPLTRAAAKRLATASPSKPSPARSAKRVREATPIVADDGYSTPRATTVTPMKGMKGLREPADEQGEACPNAHLTMGSIDVNTSEAESVLFSEKTTVLQNEEVEGTLETDGSASQSLSVMTGDIGRHTYRDDFTRGEQDLFMPEATSTSTHRYTTKDRITMPPPTDVPSHKLRSSSLYDPFTAPAAEGTKLDRMTEVLEKQKKRSFTEMDVSEFPLEEEWDEEGEAGDPYSDESYHSGDTEDYEMDHRPVLQRTAIKKDIRDFTNSLSLLRDGSIHGIPYKVVDRLGEGTFSSVYLAYDSLHHLHSNEYWLGQNDGANQIPDKHAVRVALKKILVTSSAIRIENELAILEDLRGCRNVSQLITAFREEDQVIIVLPYHQCDDFRHFFKHMDPHHMRSYMRDLFRSLKDIHQRGIIHRDVKPANFLYDYESETGVLVDFGLAERYCPPQEATCQHAPATSTSLQGFKIKTPDTSAVEQAVYDARKRSKLGEGRVGFPHEDKRPAIRTNRAGTRGFRAPEVLLKCPDQTVAVDVWSAGIILFSILTQKFPAFNSSDDIEALMEIAAIFGKTAMERCALLHNRTMISNVPTLDDPPSSLTELILTLNPHLYTPHSSSPTPEEAKEHIEAVDDALDLVTKLLRLDCTKRLTAAQALRHPFVTGRDGEWDEYDDEEVLSSKREAECW, from the exons atggaagaggagcccACTCTTGACCCTTTTACTTCGCAACCGCCATTGACTCGTGCAGCGGCCAAGCGTCTCGCGACCGCTTCTCCCAGCAAACCTTCTCCCGCCCGTTCAGCCAAACGCGTCAGAGAAGCGACTCCAATTGTTGCTGATGACGGGTATTCAACTCCTCGAGCAACCACCGTGACTCCTATGAAGGGTATGAAAGGGCTGAGAGAGCCAGCAGATGAACAGGGCGAGGCATGTCCTAATGCGCATCTTACTATGGGGTCCATTGACGTTAACACGAGTGAAGCAGAAAGCGTGCTTTTCTCGGAAAAGACCACAGTTCTACAAAAcgaggaagtggaaggaACCCTGGAGACAGACGGATCTGCAAGTCAAAGTCTGTCTGTGATGACGGGCGACATCGGTCGACACACGTATAGGGATGACTTCACTCGAGGAGAACAAGACCTGTTCATGCCCGAAGCGACGAGTACATCAACCCATCGATATACGACCAAGGATCGTATCACCATGCCCCCTCCTACCGATGTTCCATCCCATAAACTccgctcatcatctctatACGACCCTTTCACCGCTCCAGCTGCTGAGGGCACTAAGCTCGATCGCATGACCGAAGTCCttgagaagcagaagaagcgtTCTTTCACAGAAATGGATGTCTCTGAATTTcctttggaagaggagtgggatgaagagggcgaAGCGGGAGATCCGTATTCAGACGAAAGCTACCATTCCGGGGACACGGAGGACTATGAGATGGATCACAGGCCTGTACTGCAGAGAACAGCTATCAAGAAGGATATCAGGGATTTTACCAACAGTTTGAGCCTGCtaagagatggaagcatTCATGGGATTCCATATAAAGTGGTTGACCGACTAGGGGAAG GAACGTTCTCTTCGGTATATCTCGCCTATGACTCCTTGCATCACCTTCATTCAAATGAGTACTGGCTCGGCCAGAACGATGGGGCCAATCAAATTCCCGATAAGCACGCAGTCCGAGTTgcgttgaagaagattttgGTCACAAGCAGCGCAATCAGAATAGAAAATGAATTGGCTATCTTAGAAGATTTGAG GGGCTGTCGCAATGTCTCGCAACTAATCACTGCGTTTCGTGAGGAAGATCAGGTCATTATTGTCCTTCCATATCATCAGTGCGACGATTTTAGG CATTTTTTCAAACACATGGATCCACACCACATGAGGTCATACATGCGTGACCTCTTCCGGTCACTTAAGGACATCCACCAGAGAGGTATTATTCATCGTGATGTGAAACCTGCAAACTTCTTGTATGATTATGAGAGCGAAACTGGCGTCCTGGTAGATTTTGGTCTTGCTGAA CGCTATTGCCCACCACAGGAAGCCACATGCCAGCACGCACCCGCCACATCCACTTCTCTACAAGGCTTCAAGATCAAAACACCCGATACTTCTGCGGTTGAACAAGCTGTATATGATGCGCGCAAGCGCTCCAAATtaggtgaaggaagagttgggTTCCCCCACGAGGACAAAAGACCCGCGATCAGGACAAATAGGGCTGGAACAAGAGGTTTTAGAGCGCCTGAAGTGTTGCTGAAGTGCCCGGATCAGACTGTCG CGGTCGACGTTTGGTCGGCTGGTATCATACTTTTTTCTATACTGACGCAAAAATTCCCGGCATTCAATTCAAGCGACGATATTGAAGCTTTGATGGAGATTGCTGCAATATTCGGAAAAACAGCCATGGAACGGTGTGCCTTACTGCATA ATCGTACTATGATATCAAATGTGCCAACACTCGACgaccctccttcttctttgaccgAACTAATCCTTACGCTCAATCCGCATCTTTACACCCCTCATAGCTCAAGTCCTACgccagaagaagcgaaGGAACACATCGAAGCCGTTGATGATGCTCTTGATTTGGTCACAAAGCTTCTTCGATTGGACTGTACCAAGCGGCTTACTGCTGCACAAGCTCTGAGACACCCATTTGTGACTGGGAGGGATGGTGAATGGGATGAGtatgacgatgaggaagtTTTGTCGAGTAAGCGTGAAGCGGAATGTTGGTGA
- a CDS encoding cystathionine beta-synthase: MSNSTTQPQHHWQGVLSSALDAVGHTPLIRLDRIAAEEGVKCNLLGKCEFFSAGGSVKDRIAKRMIEHAEKSGQLIPGKSVVIEPTSGNTGIGLALACALKGYKCIITLPAKMSLEKEVMLRALGAEIVRTPTEAAFDSPESHIGVARTLQQAIPDAVILDQYSNPNNPLSHYFGTYEEIMYALKTSNLPRKDMTLLVAGAGTGGTITGLARAIRDSEAHIYPSDSDCSNLSNGKSNGLYASRALILAVDPVGSILGGGEPGNYEVEGIGYDFFPDVLDREPQLIDEWLKTTDDESFEATKRLIKREGLFVGGSSGSALAGALRYLQSPAGRHIAEDPEANVVILFPDGVRNYMSKPWFLTENNAQEGWELRSKIKEAIGRDLGDVHGGRAINNVNRH; encoded by the exons ATGAGCAACAGCACTACTCAACCCCAACATCACTGGCAGGGCGTCCTCTCCTCGGCCCTAGACGCCGTAGGCCACACTCCCCTTATTCGTTTGGATCGTATTgcagctgaagaaggagtCAAGTGTAATCTCT TGGGAAAATGTGAATTCTTCTCTGCTGGTGGATCCGTCAAAGATCGTATAGCAAAACGGATGATAGAGCACGCCGAGAAATCTGGACAGCTTATTCCAGGAAAGAGCGTTGTAATTGAGCCTACTA GTGGAAACACCGGTATCGGCTTAGCCTTGGCATGCGCGCTCAAAGGATATAA ATGTATCATCACGCTTCCAGCAAAGATGagcttggagaaggaagtaaTGTTGAGAGCGCTAGGCGCAGAAATAGTTCGCACACC CACTGAGGCAGC GTTTGACAGCCCGGAGAGCCATATAGGAGTGGCTCGGACCCTTCAACAAGCTATCCCTGACGCAGTAATTCTTGATCAGTATTCCAACCCAAACAACCCTCTTTCCCATTACTTTGGAACATATGAGGAAATCATG TATGCCTTAAAAACTTCGAACCTGCCTAGGAAAGATATGACGCTTCTCGTTGCTGGGGCAGGCACTGGTGGAACTATTACGGGCTTAGCACGCGCTATACGAGACTCGGAAGCTCATATTTACCCTTCTGACAGCGACTGCAGCAATCTTTCAAATGGCAAGTCCAACGGATTATACGCATCAAGGGCCCTGATTTTGGCTGTTGACCCGGTCGGTTCTATCCTTGGCGGTGGCGAGCCAGGCAACTACGAAGTTGAAGGAATTGGTTAC gatttCTTTCCAGATGTTCTTGATCGTGAACCCCAACTCATCGATGAATGGTTAAAAACCACGGATGACGAGTCCTTCGAAGCTACAAAACGCTTAAT aaagagagaagggcTCTTTGTCGGAGGCTCTTCCGGTTCGGCCTTGGCTGGAGCTTTGCGTTACCTCCAATCACCTGCAGGCCGTCATATTGCTGAAGATCCCGAGGCGAATGTTgtcattcttttccctgATGGTGTGAGGAACTATATGAGCAAGCCATGGTTTTTGACAGAGAATAATGCCCAAGAAGGCTGGGAGTTGCGCTCGAAGATTAAAGAGGCGATTGGAAGGGATCTGGGGGATGTTcatggaggaagagcaatCAATAACGTCAACAGGCATTGA
- a CDS encoding cytoplasmic protein, with protein sequence MDLYTTSFTYPVLQSKPRQSNGSPKIPLSTPVPTTGPGPGPGITSTTTNNIFNNGTDHPAESVPKLPLNAAISASSTSAKSSSATVAIPPQIEKDWETVQKLALDITTREGCLVTVTQECVDGESRSGPSEPSVTGEGTPVSATTVWNFHLSGGYQPVMAARGAILRETPQGNRITLKVPCSEILDSPTASVSALKADVARRLEKIASESKAQVSVISIEVSASGGPTVLATANSEGVRTTEVKGEAESKSADTATDVPDAKPNGEEESCLSSVTPLYVTRSLGLETERMCELVITGSTESVEIAKISLLVMLDEMSGLHAESCDIDYKLHNIIAGRKRNVIQQIQEETATNIYFPTPLVGVLNSPQPGSQQGVGYRHVQINMTGVGMQPTGPMAMPMTGAMSHSHGAPCPSMDMNAAGGGPLGLPRMNGNYHHQHNAHGRHAPPVYNPHQHVQYPYQPQPLNIDPSTTRGMPYNGPRMHYPMHQGHIPMSVNHTGFQSIPGSRIGSPMPPHAPSPHPGMNQMSIHPHHSQPTFPVPQNLHPMQNPLVSNVHMGTFNMPNNINMGMGIDPAMGQVTGPHPGLSVHGGEQGVLGKSNQIWITGEFFGVQRARDMLLNIAMQKCKLVISRDTAILPRKLDWLLTEKIEDVKTIMNDNGTYIQVPSVGSQASLITVFGDHRVNIERTIRGVMALACQFYVASFWLLPIAFDVFMPQPTLNPAQMQPILKRIAHASGAEVVFKSNCFEMHGLEQQVKAAVMMVLEQDIVHNFHREIRFQIELANEHRDFISGKKNGKINKIMKTANAKIKFETFNDYNFLIDISGTDGDALKGLSMLQEELPAEVSFHVPESYHKRIIGVSGKNIQKIMKLHGVYVKFSNAEEFAALGGYTDNEDNVVARTPAKNAVNLESLKQAVMELVSQKDKDYTVESVTIPRRYHRTLLGEKGIFIHDIETKTNSVFRFPYKETASDVVTIFGPESQLHIAAAMLLDHVPFEADLPVPPNPELSRLVTSADFILFTERIKRDHQIAIVPSSKLGLGNEAIFKFRCQRSNVDFLGTAIDALEDWLSQNKIQVYPKNASKRPESFTDAFSHFNSKLLSTKNSNEFDGDLDRRIKQTVASVVSTEDVRALFNAPGNGFRLGDESNLGLVSSLNYQDPRKSTDRWPGTVPQQPPVTSRTESDHQKRDSDPVINDRIRQASTGHTSSLSTHLHPHSRPRISSNRHQSLDISQLNFSRALTGGPPAFGPVPLSPTAANSSPNTATAPYFPHVGPHPIRANVTGRGGYGNASSVDVESVAQSMGNVQLSYQ encoded by the exons ATGGACCTTTATACGACATCATTCACTTATCCTGTTCTCCAATCAAAACCCCGCCAATCTAATGGGTCGCCCAAAATTCCCCTATCCACTCCAGTACCAACAACTGGTCCGGGACCTGGACCAGGCATCACTAGTACTACAACAAACAACATCTTCAATAATGGCACTGATCACCCAGCGGAAAGTGTTCCCAAATTGCCCCTTAACGCTGCCATTTCGGCATCTTCGACCAGTGCtaaatcttcttccgcgACCGTTGCGATCCCGCCGCAGATAGAGAAAGACTGGGAGACTGTGCAAAAGCTTGCCCTTGACATTACCACTCGCGAAGGATGTTTGGTGACCGTGACTCAAGAATGCGTCGATGGCGAATCAAGATCTGGTCCATCTGAACCGTCAGTGACGGGTGAAGGTACTCCTGTTTCTGCAACCACGGTTTGGAACTTCCATCTCTCGGGAGGCTATCAGCCCGTTATGGCTGCTCGTGGTGCTATCCTTCGTGAAACACCACAAGGTAATCGAATAACATTGAAAGTCCCTTGCTCAGAAATCCTAGACTCACCAACTGCAAGCGTCAGTGCGCTCAAAGCGGATGTGGCCAGAAGGCTGGAGAAAATTGCTTCGGAAAGCAAGGCGCAGGTGTCAGTCATTAGTATCGAAGTTTCCGCTAGTGGCGGGCCTACAGTACTAGCGACTGCGAATAGCGAAGGAGTTAGAACTACTGAGGTGAAAGGCGAGGCTGAATCCAAGTCGGCAGACACTGCAACGGACGTACCTGACGCAAAACCCAATGGCGAAGAGGAATCCTGCCTATCATCTGTAACCCCTTTATATGTTACTCGTTCGCTAGGTCTAGAGACCGAACGCATGTGTGAGCTCGTAATCACAGGTTCTACGGAGAGTGTTGAAATCGCGAAAATAAGCTTGCTGGTGATGTTGGATGAGATG AGTGGTCTTCATGCTGAATCATGTGACATTGACTACAAACTTCATAACATCATCGCCGGTCGCAAGCGTAACGTGATTCAGCAAatccaagaagaaacagCTACCAATATCTATTTTCCCACGCCTCTTGTTGGAGTCCTTAACTCTCCCCAACCTGGTTCCCAGCAAGGTGTAGGATATCGACATGTTCAAATAAATATGACGGGTGTCGGGATGCAGCCGACTGGTCCTATGGCAATGCCAATGACAGGTGCTATGTCTCACAGCCATGGTGCGCCTTGTCCCAGTATGGATATGAACGCGGCCGGTGGTGGGCCCCTGGGCCTGCCCAGAATGAATGGCaactatcatcatcaacataaTGCGCATGGTCGCCACGCACCCCCTGTCTATAATCCCCATCAACATGTTCAATACCCGTATCAACCGCAACCCCTCAATATTGACCCCTCAACCACCCGTGGAATGCCGTATAATGGCCCTCGGATGCACTACCCGATGCACCAAGGTCATATTCCGATGTCTGTCAATCATACCGGATTCCAGAGTATTCCTGGGAGCAGAATCGGATCCCCCATGCCGCCTCAtgccccttctcctcatccagGAATGAACCAAATGAGTATTCATCCGCATCACTCTCAACCTACTTTCCCCGTTCCTCAGAATCTTCATCCGATGCAGAATCCTCTCGTCTCTAATGTTCATATGGGGACGTTTAACATGCCAAATAACATTAATATGGGAATGGGCATCGATCCTGCTATGGGCCAGGTTACCGGGCCTCACCCTGGATTGAGTGTCCATGGCGGGGAGCAAGGTGTGCTGGGCAAATCGAATCAGATCTGGATCACGGGAGAGTTTTTCGGAGTGCAAAGAGCGCGCGATATGCTGCTGAACATTGCGATGCAGAAG TGCAAATTGGTGATATCGAGGGATACGGCTATTTTACCGAGAAAACTTGATTGGCTTCTAACtgaaaagattgaagatgtcaagaCCATCATGAACGATAACGGAACTTACATCCAGGTCCCCTCTGTAGGCAGTCAGGCTAGCCTTATAACCGTCTTTGGTGATCATCGAGTCAATATTGAAAGGACAATTAGAGGCGTCATGGCTTTG GCCTGCCAGTTCTATGTTGCCTCCTTCTGGCTGTTGCCCATCGCTTTTGATGTCTTCATGCCCCAACCAACTCTCAACCCAGCGCAGATGCAGCCAATTCTCAAGCGCATAGCTCACGCTTCAGGCGCGGAAGTGGTGTTCAAATCAAACTGTTTTGAGATGCATGGCTTAGAGCAGCAAGTCAAGGCAGCCGTTATGATGGTATTGGAACAGGATATTGTCCAT AATTTCCATCGGGAGATTCGGTTCCAGATTGAGCTTGCTAACGAACACCGCGACTTTATCAGTGGCAAGAAGAACGGCAAAATCAACAAGATCATGAAGACAGCAAACGCCAAAATAAAATTTGAGACGTTCAATGATTACAACTTCCTGATAGACATCTCTGGTACGGACGGTGATGCTCTCAAAGGGCTATCTATGTTGCAGGAAGAGCTTCCTGCGGAAGTTTCTTTCCATGTGCCAGAAAGCTATCACAAGCGCATCATTGGCGTTAGCGGAAAGAACATCCAAAAGATCATGAAGCTGCATGGGGTGTATGTCAAGTTTTCAAATGCGGAAGAGTTCGCGGCACTTGGTGGCTACACAGATAACGAGGATAACGTTGTTGCGAGAACGCCAGCAAAGAATGCGGTTAATTTGGAAAGTTTGAAGCAAGCGGTCATGGAGTTGGTCAGCCAGAAG GATAAGGATTACACAGTAGAGAGTGTGACAATCCCTCGAAGATATCACAGGACTCTTCTAGGGGAAAAGGGCATTTTCATCCACGACATCGAGACTAAAACAAATTCTGTATTTAGATTCCCTTACAAAGAGACTGCAAGTGACGTTGTCACCATTTTCGGACCCGAATCGCAATTGCATATTGCTGCAGCGATGCTCCTG GATCATGTACCTTTCGAGGCAGACCTTCCGGTGCCGCCCAATCCCGAACTCTCACGCCTTGTGACATCTGCGGACTTTATCCTCTTTACAGAGCGTATCAAGAGAGACCATCAGATTGCCATTGTTCCATCGTCTAAATTGGGGCTGGGGAATGAAGCAATTTTCAAGTTCAGGTGTCAGAGAAGTAATGTGGACTTTTTGGGAACGGCGATAGATGCGTTGGAGGATTGGTTGAGTCAGAATAAG ATTCAAGTCTATCCTAAAAACGCTAGTAAACGCCCAGAATCCTTCACTGATGCCTTCTCCCACTTCAACAGCAAGCTCCTTTCTACCAAAAATAGCAACGAATTTGACGGAGACCTAGATCGACGGATCAAACAGACAGTAGCATCAGTTGTATCTACCGAGGACGTTAGGGCATTATTCAATGCCCCGGGGAACGGCTTTCGATTGGGCGACGAATCCAACTTGGGACTTGTGAGTTCGCTGAACTATCAGGATCCAAGGAAAAGCACAGACCGCTGGCCTGGAACGGTA CCTCAACAGCCACCGGTCACTAGCCGTACAGAAAGCGATCATCAGAAACGCGATTCCGATCCAGTCATCAACGACCGCATCCGACAAGCGTCAACCGGGCATACTTCATCGCTATCGACTCATCTACATCCTCACAGCCGGCCACGTATATCATCAAACAGACATCAGTCACTCGATATCTCACAGTTGAATTTCTCTCGAGCTCTGACAGGTGGACCTCCTGCCTTCGGGCCTGTGCCACTTTCTCCCACAGCTGCAAATTCCAGTCCCAACACTGCAACAGCGCCGTATTTCCCTCATGTAGGACCTCATCCTATCAGGGCTAACGTGACGGGCAGAGGAGGGTATGGTAATGCTTCAAGCGTGGACGTCGAGAGTGTGGCTCAAT CAATGGGCAACGTGCAATTATCTTATCAATAA
- a CDS encoding small subunit ribosomal protein S4-A — protein sequence MGRGPKKHLKRLAAPSSWMLDKLGGTYAPRPSPGPHKLRESLPLTVFLRNRLKYALTGREVTAIVKQRLIKVDGKVRTDETFPAGFMDVISIERSGEHFRLLYDVKGRFTIHRITPEEATFKLLKVRKHQLGAKGVPHIVTHDGRTIRYPDPAIKVNDTVKFDFVQNKIVDHIKFEPGNVVMVTGGRNMGRSGVIVHKERHLGGFDIVHVKDVLDRTFATRLSNIFVIGEGSKAQVSLPKGKGVKLSIAEERDQRRRQRAQEA from the exons ATG GGTCGAGGTCCTAAGAAGCACCTGAAGCGATTGGCAGCTCCCTCTTCATGGATGTTGGACAAGTTGGGCGGCACCTAC GCCCcccgtccttctcctggtCCCCACAAGCTCAGGGAGTCTCTTCCCCTCACTGTCTTCCTCCGAAACCGTCTGAAGTATGCTCTTACTGGCCGTGAAGTCACGGCTATTGTTAAGCAGCGACTCATCAAGGTCGACGGCAAGGTCAGGACTGACGAGACCTTCCCCGCTGGTTTCATGG ATGTCATTTCCATCGAGCGATCTGGCGAGCACTTCCGTCTCCTCTACGATGTTAAGGGCCGATTCACCATCCACCGAATCACCCCCGAGGAGGCTACTTTCAAGCTCCTTAAGGTGCGAAAGCATCAGCTTGGTGCCAAGGGTGTTCCCCACATCGTTACCCATGATGGCCGAACCATCCGATACCCCGACCCTGCCATCAAGGTCAACGACACTGTCAAGTTCGACTTCGTTCAGAACAAAATCGTTGACCACATCAAGTTTGAGCCCGGAAACGTCGTCATGGTTACCGGCGGTCGTAACATGGGTCGATCTGGTGTGATCGTTCACAAGGAGAGGCACTTGGGTGGTTTCGACATTGTTCACGTCAAGGACGTGTTGGACAGGACCTTCGCTACTAG GCTTTCCAACATTTTCGTCATTGGTGAAGGTTCCAAGGCCCAGGTGTCTTTGCCCAAGGGCAAGGGTGTCAAGCTCTCTATCGCCGAGGAGCGTGACCAGAGGAGGCGCCAGCGGGCTCAGGAGGCTTAA